A region from the Plasmodium berghei ANKA genome assembly, chromosome: 9 genome encodes:
- a CDS encoding polyadenylate-binding protein-interacting protein 1, putative has product MLNTLLNIASSYSSSECKEKTILNNKVCFKETYNKEEEDNRKKSANNFNINNTNNNICESKFQANNNENNNNNNNSSSIIPNSIKNNLARNFNYNNMQNRQFEKSSNSAKCMAYNFQAKEVNNTIGNDTNNNNSSNNGSKNNSSSSNNNNNCDDNTNKNEALNKFEKKENDTIMNMSLPGKNDVVDFEKGSDNNNNSNDNFTINSNRSNNIGDLKKSEHVNNSQDNDNNFIKNHNPVNNSTFKIQGTSSTCNVNETLPIIAVNNTSSFLHKGDNNNNSNCSSNCEIISEMDYSQCTVKNAFCVVNPSHILPKSCNDYNKIEISDEKCDNVNNNSHIIQESKITQISGITKINESTVHDKINNCTTSNNNAAENNDNKNSYGNSSGNNNNNNNNNNNNNNNNNNNNNNNNNNNNNNNNNKGGSENRPGNNSNTGNSNGGGNGTDPDGNDNKDDNNENDKDKNNSSNANDNNNNNNNDKIKKKENNNKNGDSNVKKTSKNVNGNDNIETKKLNTKSLISNTNSSSTISGSSLNADAPEFVPSTKSVQGNLQFNNLMWGNYYHDIPNNSFGNMQNVNLLNMNGLGNNNNIMIQTSLIDNITNINNDAAGNNLLGIQNSSNNNNNNNNPGTVIDSNLNAYNNKTGGIAGSNSVVNKNNTNAGNTNTPLGGQFNGVDGNEKFTDKNNNNLIPISGNNSKVNSNNIHSVNTEDNNNTTGLGNKNLGGTRPLDSAYLNHNMLEGGKNSRPNNFMNNSENSNGFDNTDMHNTSNNNNNNNNAHQNFPGNNSMMHHHPHHHNFYLNPPYLINSHPNGLSGHQTIFTPIPYGGGGVAGTNNGDIHHELPFPQPPVYNHFGNNSMNVQKNGNLNMNPYNFISCGLPGAGPLGTGGPINMASHHHIDPHFLNNTDNVPMKLPYNHMSQTNRRNNMFGHFGNNVNLHGPNNINDNNYDINSNNSNINPLLSANIGGPGYVFNSSYNTMQAGVMRLNTDGNTSTNSNNTSNNTNTNTVNSNSPSNGNNNNNSLNITGNVIAINPPIINPGVNVPIPHHHIDNINNSMHINGIHMNHGLLLNNANMNNMHSMSNHVPMGNVGNMGSGIVGLVGLGGIGGMNTTGNISKQQKRQNGYNDRTGGMNNNNHNNNNNNNNNNNNNNNNNNNNNNNNNNNNNNNNNNNNNNNNNNNDNNNNNNNNNTENVGTNNNNNTTSGSANNKQYNNNYKENKNTMKNNIGNGNEVLNSYNYGMKHENNKKNNSRYNLMNNTGDNFNTNYNYNGSNTMKNNSATAKGSYNNKGGKEESNSITGGNNFYNRNGGNTSTTGGGSITSTIGNTTNNVNTSNDNTKESGPSGDATKEVVSDLNESNNTKTNNNKDNLQYGNYKGKNNYYLNSSNDKNSKGHNNTIANQNGVTTSNNKDDYKSGRNYGSNKIVDDKNGGSASKKDAGKDNTNNNNNSGRYGKQGDNWIKKGYGANNSNTSNNINSRINNSTTKHGSYSNSKYSTGSDRRSSNNRYDEGANKTEKLGYKTNDKKGKSEEDKHTKENKINNSNNAGINNNQTNEAGNKNSNTNPSNEENNTTGYNANNKVGYNNLKNVKNGDKKNMEFSSWVKIAKMNPNNKKKNEKINLPSSQPDNTNPAASSSSSVKNGNTEDTNHNYSNSRNYNKGSGYGKGFHGEVPQVNEENETPLLPTNKESKKNTEIKEDAKKESHILNSTTHTNQRYDSHNKGLKKSGGVDDKIKGKAIGNYFGNKNYINEEVRNKDSNRSKVVDNKNKNSNSNNNSNSVSNNGNKIIDYNDKKNLSNNLSGNNNSYSHRQREKLKIKNVEIKQIGEKIVPNFSSASARNSSSGHNRGMKYNENEDKNDVEKNKKNSTHSSDNNINQKKETEEITKDEIKQTANKNDKNYVDEENADNKDLVKKNESNNVNSNVNKNKEIGKDEVQINSQTNNLDDNTKGKKSNIFNQTKSSYKYSTEGENNPNTNTSNENNNKTGSSNYKGSLWNGKISFAEMAKRRPKKDSKEISKEWTGNNNKPGQTEKKGSNLNKNGKVLRRTDDSHMKQEQTDHVTYDNKSEINEEELTKEDDKDEIKREDEIENVEREETEEKKNKEIDSNNNDDDIEIFNELANEEKEIISTSNKDAGNRETEELGGIKNKINKIEIEEKEIKQNKLASKDVSQNKINIDDNKITMNASEDEKKKMGKDEIIAKTNNDEKSVENKLNNKEKEKEKTEELNSVKSKKNDDETENKEKNDNKNTESEERNDKNILDIDNDKLNDENKNVLDPKQKEKQKKIEKWQSEKRFTKIDLLEIYLGHNWSLRGENFNFVLSKDNTTDTHYKGNNYIHNNINSNEDNNNNNNNNNSNTSNIYMNDGKVSNTYNNKRYNNSGYNHGNNMNNSQLNQYSIHNSGNNIGNNSNNIGGNNNNYEKNMQSNQNSNNGKGGDDGWRHSYSKNMQNSMHINGGNNNINYMNGNHNDPNSLNINNNIGNNHGGKNGQGNTFEWRKGDGDKLKGFFDSTRAVESPDAWRNNNTGQQNGNGNNSKPTISENSWLVKQSQLKADKYTCLMRKLRGILNKLTFEKFDLLYEQIILVDISKLEEIIGLMKLVFEKAVTQHHFVQMYVQLCKKLNIHFHSMKLEDGSVVQFKKILINQCQDSFENNLKPIEFPSHLNDDEKFEFEQMHKNKVRGNMLFVGELVKSGIISIPIVFVCINQLLEKRDSYISQKNDTNEGNLHLEALCMFLNTVGEILDTHEKSNQEEVKNLYNKLNEIVNDESILFRVRCLIKDVIDNRNEKWNKKFAHKLEGPTTLSVLHDKILKETIDQNNRIFSTNNSNNYHENKMNSSLNNMRNNLLRNSNYGMNNNSGSGGMGNNNNNNMPFGMNNQMNMRGMGNTGMKNMDPNKNMKKMTMNIMKNKNTSSKMMPDDMKFGQNSGTHFGDGTGPFVTDNTSGGNYYENTSKNNMPYKNQPFMGNDNNNNNNNNNNNNNNNNNNNNNNNNNNNNNNNNNNNNNNNNNNNNNNNNNNNNNNNNNNNNNNNNNNNNNNNNNNNNNNNNNNNNNNSGTGGSSSSSLNNNTNSNNGIFSNLSSMFTNKENKNEGNFFSRVFNLKKNQNNNNSGPGQDLPFRGDVDGNINKTNENKINGNENKANANNNMSNNISNVNENGQNDYSYVEDYLPKINEIMELSTNVNEWDELTKKFEELNIPSKYNEKLQNTILKLTLKKYACNKYLERSESYFNWLITIVLANKIDSVSFKSCWKSFFLENDENSYEYTKEDYPLLPFIAKNFIKAVEQHDTDHILYDIDALNEIKNVV; this is encoded by the coding sequence ATGTTAAACACACTTTTAAATATCGCATCATCCTATAGCTCTTCGGAATGTAAAGAGAaaactattttaaataataaggtttgttttaaagaaacatataataaagaagaagaggataatagaaaaaagagcgcaaacaattttaatattaataatacaaataataatatttgtgAATCTAAATTCCAGgctaataataatgaaaataataataataataataatagttcATCAATTATTCCAaattcaataaaaaataatttagctagaaattttaattataataacatGCAAAATAGGCAATTCGAAAAATCGAGTAACAGTGCCAAATGCATGgcttataattttcaagCTAAAGAGGTTAATAATACGATAGGGAATGatactaataataataatagtagcAATAATGgtagtaaaaataatagtagtagtagtaacaataataataactgtgatgataatacaaataaaaatgaggctttaaataaatttgaaaagAAGGAAAATGATACTATAATGAACATGTCATTGCCAGGTAAAAATGATGTAGTGGACTTCGAAAAGGGTAGtgataacaataataacagtaatgataattttaCTATTAATAGTAACAgaagtaataatattggTGATTTGAAAAAGTCTGAACATGTTAATAATTCACaagataatgataataattttattaaaaatcaTAATCCTGTTAATAACTCAACTTTTAAGATTCAGGGTACATCTAGTACTTGCAATGTAAATGAAACATTACCAATTATTGCTGTTAATAACACATCTTCATTCCTTCATAAGggagataataataataatagtaattgTAGTAGCAATTGTGAGATAATATCTGAAATGGATTACAGTCAATGTACTGtaaaaaatgcattttGTGTTGTCAATCCCTCCCATATATTGCCTAAGTCTTGTaatgattataataaaattgaaataaGTGATGAAAAATGTgataatgtaaataataatagtcaTATTATTCAAGAATCGAAAATAACTCAAATTAGTGgaattacaaaaattaacGAGTCCACTGTtcatgataaaataaacaattgCACTactagtaataataatgctGCGGAAaacaatgataataaaaatagttatGGGAATAGCTCAgggaataataataataataataataataataataataataataataataataataataataataataataataataataataataataataataataataacaaaggAGGTTCTGAGAATAGACCAGGAAATAATAGCAATACAGGTAATAGTAATGGGGGCGGGAATGGAACTGACCCCGATGGAAATGATAATAAGGATGacaataatgaaaatgataaagacAAAAACAATAGTAGCAATgcaaatgataataataataataataataatgataaaataaaaaaaaaagaaaataataacaaaaatggGGATtcaaatgtaaaaaaaacgagtaaaaatgtaaatggtaatgataatattgaaacaaaaaaattgaacACAAAATCTCTGATTAGTAACACAAACAGTAGCAGTACAATTTCTGGAAGTTCATTAAATGCTGATGCACCTGAATTTGTACCATCTACTAAATCTGTTCAAGGTAATTtacaatttaataatttaatgtGGGGTAATTATTATCATGATATTCCAAATAACTCTTTTGGTAATATGCAAAATGttaatttgttaaatatgAATGGATTAgggaataataataacattatGATTCAAACTTCATTAATAgataatataacaaatataaataatgatgcAGCAggtaataatttattaggAATTCAAAATTctagtaataataacaataacaataataatccTGGTACAGTTATTGATTCGAATttaaatgcatataataataagaCTGGGGGTATTGCAGGTTCTAATTCTgttgttaataaaaataatacaaatgcTGGGAATACAAATACACCCCTTGGGGGACAATTTAATGGTGTAGatggaaatgaaaaatttactgataaaaataataataatctaATTCCTATATCTGGAAATAATTCCAAAGTAAATAGCAATAATATTCATAGTGTTAATACagaagataataataatacaactGGTCTAGgcaataaaaatttaggAGGAACAAGGCCCTTAGATTCAGCATATTTAAATCATAATATGCTAGAAGGAGGGAAAAATTCAAGGcctaataattttatgaacAATTCAGAAAATTCTAATGGATTTGATAATACAGATATGCATAACACAAGtaacaataataacaataataataatgcacATCAAAATTTCCCAGGTAATAATTCAATGATGCATCATCATCCACatcatcataatttttatttgaaccctccatatttaattaatagcCATCCAAATGGTTTATCTGGCCACCAAACAATTTTTACTCCAATACCATATGGAGGTGGAGGGGTTGCTGGTACAAATAATGGAGATATACATCATGAGCTACCTTTTCCACAACCTCCAGTTTATAATCATTTTGGTAATAATTCAATGAATgttcaaaaaaatggaaatttaaatatgaatccatacaattttatatcttGTGGTTTACCCGGTGCAGGGCCTTTAGGCACGGGTGGGCCCATAAATATGGCTAGTCATCATCATATAGAtcctcattttttaaataatactGACAATGTTCCAATGAAATTACCTTATAATCATATGAGCCAAACAAACAgaagaaataatatgtttGGTCATTTTGGTAATAATGTTAATTTACATGGCcctaataatattaatgataataattatgatataaattcaaataatagCAATATTAATCCGCTACTTTCTGCTAATATTGGAGGACCTGGATATGTTTTCAATTCTTCATATAATACTATGCAGGCTGGTGTTATGAGATTAAATACAGATGGTAATACATCAACTAATTCTAATAATACAtctaataatacaaatactAATACTGTAAATAGCAATTCTCCTTCTAatggtaataataataataatagtttaAATATTACCGGAAATGTTATAGCCATAAACCCTCCCATCATTAATCCAGGAGTAAATGTTCCTATCCCTCATCATCATatagataatataaataactcAATGCATATAAATGGTATACATATGAATCATGGGCTTTTATTAAACAACgcaaatatgaataatatgcATAGCATGAGTAATCATGTTCCTATGGGAAATGTAGGGAATATGGGTAGTGGAATTGTAGGGCTTGTTGGACTTGGGGGTATAGGGGGAATGAATACTACTGGAAATATAAGCAAACAAcaaaaaagacaaaatgGTTACAATGATAGAACTGGAggaatgaataataataatcacaataataataataataataataataataataataataataataataataataataataataataataataataataataataataataataataataataataacaataataataataataataataatgataataataataataataataataataacactGAAAATGTTggaacaaataataataataatacaactAGTGGTAGTGCAAACAATAagcaatataataataattacaaagaaaataaaaatacaatgaaaaataatattgggAATGGAAATGAGGTATTAAATAGTTATAATTATGGAATGAaacatgaaaataataaaaaaaataatagtagaTATAATTTGATGAATAATACAGgtgataattttaatacTAACTACAATTACAATGGAAGTAATacaatgaaaaataattcagCTACTGCAAAAggttcatataataataaaggaGGAAAAGAAGAATCAAATAGCATAACAGGTggtaataatttttataataggAATGGTGGAAATACTTCTACTACTGGTGGAGGTTCTATTACATCTACAATTGGAAATACTACTAATAATGTTAATACATCTAACGATAATACTAAAGAATCAGGACCATCTGGAGATGCAACGAAGGAAGTGGTATCTGATTTAAACGAAAGCAACAATACAAAAACGAATAATAACAAAGATAATTTGCAATATGGGAATTATAAGggaaaaaacaattattatttaaatagcTCAAAcgataaaaatagtaaaggGCACAATAATACTATAGCAAATCAAAATGGTGTTACCACTAGTAACAATAAAGATGATTATAAAAGTGGTAGAAATTATGGAAGCAACAAAATTGttgatgataaaaatggagGCAGTGCATCTAAAAAAGATGCAGGAAAggataatacaaataacaACAATAATAGTGGTAGATATGGAAAACAAGGTGATAATTGGATTAAAAAAGGATATGGTGCAAATAATAGCAACACATCTAACAACATTAATTCAAGAATCAATAATAGTACAACCAAACATGGAAGTTATTCGAATAGTAAATATAGCACGGGTTCTGACAGAAGAAGTAGTAATAATAGATATGATGAAGGTGCTAATAAAACAGAGAAATTAGgttataaaacaaatgataaaaaagggaaatCTGAAGAAGATAAACATACAAAGGAAAACAAAATCAATAATAGTAACAATGCaggaataaataataaccAAACTAATGAAGctggaaataaaaattctaaTACCAATCCGAgtaatgaagaaaataatacaacTGGATATAACgcaaataataaagtaggatataataatttaaagaaTGTAAAGAATGGTGATAAAAAGAATATGGAATTTTCATCCTGGGTAAAAATAGCTAAAATGAATcctaataataaaaaaaaaaatgaaaagatAAATTTACCAAGTTCACAACCAGATAATACTAACCCAGCAGCTTCATCGTCATCTTCtgtaaaaaatggaaatacaGAAGATACAAATCATAATTATAGTAATAGTCGAAATTACAACAAAGGGTCTGGATATGGAAAGGGATTTCATGGAGAAGTACCACAAgtaaatgaagaaaatgaaacaCCATTATTACCCACAAATAAAgaatctaaaaaaaatactgaAATCAAAGAAGATGCAAAAAAAGAAtcacatatattaaatagtACAACCCATACCAACCAACGTTATGATAGTCATAATAAAGGATTGAAAAAGAGTGGTGGAGttgatgataaaataaaaggaaaGGCAATTGGAAACTATTTtggtaataaaaattacattAACGAAGAAGTTCGAAATAAGGATTCTAATAGATCAAAGGTtgttgataataaaaacaaaaatagtaatagcAATAACAATAGTAATAGTGTAAGCAATAAtggtaataaaataatagacTATAacgataaaaaaaatctgtcaaataatttgagtggaaataataatagctATTCACATAGACAAagagaaaaattaaaaataaaaaatgttgaGATAAAACAAATCGGAGAAAAAATAGTTCCAAATTTTTCATCTGCTTCTGCTAGAAATAGTAGTAGTGGTCATAATAGAGGaatgaaatataatgaaaatgaagataaGAATGAtgttgaaaaaaacaaaaaaaatagtaccCATAGtagtgataataatataaatcaaaaaaaagaaactGAAGAAATTACaaaagatgaaataaaacaaactgctaataaaaatgacaaaaatTATGTGGATGAGGAAAATGCAGATAACAAAGATttagtgaaaaaaaatgaatctaataatgttaatagtaatgtaaataaaaataaagaaattgGAAAAGATGAAGTACAAATTAATAGtcaaacaaataatttagatgataatacaaaaggaaaaaaaagtaatatatttaatcaaACAAAAAGTagttataaatattcaacAGAAGGAGAAAATAATCCCAATACAAATACAtctaatgaaaataataataaaacggGGTCTAGTAATTATAAAGGAAGCTTATGGAATGGAAAAATATCTTTTGCTGAAATGGCAAAACGTCGACCTAAAAAAGATTCAAAAGAAATTTCAAAGGAATGGACtggtaataataataaaccAGGTCAAACTGAGAAAAAGGGAAGTAAtcttaataaaaatggtaaaGTATTAAGAAGAACTGATGATAGTCATATGAAACAGGAACAAACTGATCATGTAActtatgataataaaagtgaaataaatgaagaggaattaacaaaagaagatgataaagatgaaataaaaagagaAGATGAAATTGAGAATGTAGAAAGAGAAGAAACtgaagagaaaaaaaataaagaaatcgATAGCAATAATAATGACGATGATATAGAAATTTTTAATGAGCTAGCGAACGAAGAAAAAGAGATAATAAGTACATCTAATAAAGATGCAGGAAATAGAGAAACTGAAGAACTTGGTggtattaaaaataaaattaataaaattgaaattgaagaaaaagaaataaaacaaaacaagCTTGCCTCAAAAGATGTatcacaaaataaaataaatattgatgataataaaataactatGAATGCTAGCgaagatgaaaaaaaaaaaatgggaaaGGATGAAATTATCGCTAAGActaataatgatgaaaagAGCGTAGAAAATAAGttgaataataaagaaaaagaaaaagaaaaaacagAAGAATTAAATTCTGTtaaatctaaaaaaaatgatgatgaaactgaaaataaggaaaaaaatgataataaaaatacagaATCAGAAGAaagaaatgataaaaatattttagatATAGATAAcgataaattaaatgatgaaaataaaaatgtgttagatccaaaacaaaaagaaaaacaaaaaaaaatcgaaaaatgGCAATCAGAAAAAAGGTTTACAAAAATTGATTtattagaaatatatttaggTCATAATTGGAGCTTAAGAGgtgaaaattttaattttgttttatccAAAGATAATACAACAGATACACATTATAAAggaaataattatatacacaataatataaattcaaatgaagataataataataataataataacaataattcTAATACGAGTAACATCTATATGAATGATGGAAAAGTTtctaatacatataataataaaagatataacAATTCAGGATATAATCatggaaataatatgaataattcCCAATTGAATCAATACAGCATTCATAATTCtggaaataatattggaaacaattctaataatataggaggaaataataataactatgaaaaaaatatgcaaagCAATCAAAATTCAAACAATGGCAAAGGTGGAGACGACGGTTGGAGGCATTCatattctaaaaatatgcaaaatagtatgcatataaatggtggaaataacaatattaaCTATATGAATGGAAATCATAATGATCCTAATAGtttgaatataaataataatattggaAATAATCATGGGGGAAAGAATGGGCAAGGCAACACTTTTGAATGGAGAAAAGGAGATGgtgataaattaaaaggATTTTTTGATTCTACAAGAGCAGTAGAATCACCAGATGCATggagaaataataatacaggACAACAAAATGGTAATGGTAATAATTCTAAACCTACAATATCAGAAAATAGTTGGCTAGTAAAACAAAGTCAACTAAAAGctgataaatatacatgCTTAATGAGGAAATTAAGAggtattttaaataaattaacatttgaaaaatttgatttattatatgaacaaataatattagtaGATATATCAAAGCTTGAAGAAATAATTGGATTAATGAAATTGGTTTTTGAAAAGGCAGTAACTCAACACCATTTTGTGCAAATGTATGTAcaattatgtaaaaaattaaacataCATTTTCATAGTATGAAATTAGAAGATGGATCAGTTGttcaatttaaaaaaattttaataaatcaatGTCAAGATagttttgaaaataatttaaaaccTATAGAATTTCCTAGTCATTTAAATGATGATgaaaaatttgaatttgaacaaatgcataaaaataaagtaagAGGAAATATGTTATTTGTTGGAGAGTTAGTTAAATCTGGAATTATTTCTATACCTATTGTTTTTGTATGTATTAATCAATTGTTAGAAAAAAGAGATAGTTATATTtctcaaaaaaatgatactAATGAAGGAAATCTACATTTAGAAGCATTATGCATGTTTTTAAATACGGTTGGTGAAATATTAGATACACATGAAAAATCAAATCAAGAAGAAgtgaaaaatttatataataaattaaatgaaattgTAAATGATGAAAGTATATTATTCCGTGTTAGATGTTTAATTAAAGATGTTATAGACAatagaaatgaaaaatggaataaaaaatttgctCACAAATTAGAGGGCCCAACAACTTTAAGTGTATTACAtgacaaaatattaaaagaaacGATTGATCAAAATAATCGAATTTTTTCTACTAATAACTCAAACAATTatcatgaaaataaaatgaatagtAGTTTGAATAATATGCGAAATAATTTGCTTAGAAATTCCAACTATggtatgaataataatagtggAAGTGGAGGTATGggcaataataataataataatatgccATTTGGAATGAACAATCAAATGAATATGAGAGGAATGGGGAATACTggaatgaaaaatatggatccaaataagaatatgaaaaaaatgacaatgaatattatgaagaataaaaatacatctTCTAAAATGATGCCTGATGATATGAAATTCGGACAAAATTCTGGTACTCATTTTGGTGATGGAACTGGACCATTTGTTACTGACAATACTTCTGGTGgtaattattatgaaaatacttcaaaaaataatatgccATATAAAAATCAACCATTTATGGGAAAtgataataacaataataataataacaataataataataataataataataataataataataataataataataataataataataataataataataataataataataataataataataataataataataataataataataataataataataataataataataataataataataataataataataataataataataataataataataataataataataataataataataataataataataataataattcagGTACTGGAGGAAGTTCGTCAAGCTCCCTCAACAATAATACAAATTCCAATAATGGTATTTTTAGCAATTTGAGTTCAATGTTTACGAAcaaagaaaacaaaaatgaaggcaattttttttcaagagtttttaatttaaaaaaaaatcaaaataataataatagtggGCCAGGACAAGATTTGCCATTTAGAGGAGATGTAGatggaaatataaataaaactaatgaaaataagataaatggaaatgaaaataaagcaaacgcaaataataatatgtcaaataatatttctaatGTAAATGAAAATGGACAAAATGATTATTCATATGTTGAGGATTATCTCCctaaaattaatgaaataatgGAATTATCTACAAATGTAAATGAATGGGAtgaattaacaaaaaaatttgaagaattaaatattccttcaaaatataatgaaaaactTCAGAATaccattttaaaattaactttaaaaaaatatgcatgtaataaatatttagaaaGAAGTGAAAGTTATTTTAATTGGCTAATTACAATAGTTTTggcaaataaaatagattCAGTATCATTTAAATCGTGTTGGAAATCTTTCTTTttagaaaatgatgaaaatagtTATGAATATACAAAAGAAGATTATCCATTGTTGCCATTTATAGccaaaaattttataaaagcAGTTGAACAACATGACACTGATCATATTCTTTATGATATAGATGCATtgaatgaaataaaaaatgttgtATAA